The Vespula vulgaris chromosome 3, iyVesVulg1.1, whole genome shotgun sequence DNA window GTTGTTCCAGTAGTTGTACTTGTTAAAGTATCTCTACGTCTATCTCTGACAACACTGTCATCATGAAGATAAGTTTCTATGTCTGTATAACCCTTCCAACTACGTATACACCATGGTGGTCTTGCAACTCCTAATGGACATACATTTTCATAATCATGAATCGATGTAACGCAACTCATTGTTTCATCTTTCTGTTGCAAATCTTTAGATAATTTAGTTGTATCTAAATCTTTATCATTATGAGAAATTGTTGCAATTTGTAattcctctttatttcttatagtATTTAAAACACCACTAATGTCTCTGAGTGTTTCTTCCAAGGaacaaaactttttattatctacagATTTGTTAGATTTTATATCTATGTCTGAACTTGCAATAGGAATTTCACAATGCTTGAAATCAGGTTTCAATCTTTCTGCATCTGTATCAATTGCAAGTGTATGTTGACCTGAAGGACATATATCCCTACAtttttgtaaagaaatatgtaCATTGGAGTTTATCACAGTGAagtttttttccttatctaaATCTTCTATAATGGGTAAACAAATACCTCTTCGTTTTCTATGATGGATTgtagaaagattattttctaaagGAATAGTATTCTCAAGGCAGTTACAGATAACATTAATCGTATCCTTACAATTATTATGAACTATTCTATTGCATTTAAGACatgaattaataatcgatatatctttCTCATGAAATGATAAAGTTTCCTTATCTTTCAACGAAGAATTAGGTGATTTTTCACATTTAGAAACCATGTGCTCggtgatttttatttcattttctattttataagcTTCATTAACAATACCTTCCTCTAAGCAATCGGTATTCTGTACGATATTAGTTAACAGAAACTGCTTATCAGCTGTTACTTCTTCAGATATCATCCTTGTAGACATATTTGAAGATTGTGGTAGTGAATcacaataatattgtttaaaagatCGAGGAGTATCTGTATTGCTAGTAACAATAACATTTGAATTTTGACTACTAACTTTATCTAAATTTAGGTGTCTTGTTGGATGAAATTTagtgtaatataataacatactTATAAGACCAATTAGCATACCcccaacaataaaaaatatcattaatatcaatatatcaattgttattgtttgtttaaaatttaacatataaatCACTAAGgaagataaattttcgatcactattatcaaataaaatgcaAATACCTTATAACGAGATTTTCCTTCACATAAATTAAAGAAGtcaaaacaataaataagCCCTATGATACAATTATAAATACGTTCTTCCCAAATAGTAGAACAAAAGTCTgtgttttgaaaaattacCCAAACAGTCATAGATAACCAGTGCAAGCCTAGAAGTAAGAGATATTGATGATTTCTCTAAAAcataaatctaataatatgaatttattataagattttaaattaatataaacgaactcaccaagaaataaagaaaaccaTTTTCTCAAACAAATTGCTATTAATACTAATACAGTCAGCCTTGATGTTAACATTCCACCCCTCCAAAGATATTGAAGCATCAGTGATATCCAAGATTCATTATTGTGATTGGGATTAATTTTGTGCATGGCTTTTATATATGTTCCTATGGCCCAAAttaaagaacaaagagaagCCATAGTTGACATacctatattaataatatttaagttaattaatataaatgcaattgtaatacaaaaataatacataatgaaatattcaaaaataataaaaaatacatggTTGATTGaaggatatatacatataatgctTACATATTTTGTTCTGTTATAGCTTCTGTAGTATCTTATTTTTAGCCTATTAAATGATCACAGTGGTAGGAGtctaatgtatttttaaaactgAAAAGTAAGTGTTCCATGCATAGATTTTATATCAGTATAgctaagaatattataaaagaatagatagCAAATTTTCAGAGATATACTCATCCAAGTTTGTTATCTTTGGGGGCGGGACAAAGGAAATAAGGAAGGAAGACCCAAACATTTTAGTTCAGTTTAGCTATTACTTCTCAAACTTGCTTTAACATATGAATACTACTGTTCTTCatagttttttaaaaatgaacagTTTGAATATTATACTGAAATAATATCATACCTACATtgtgttttttataattatttataaaattattcatataacaTTGCATAAAACAAATGTGTTTTTATATCtgtattacttttttgttgtgaaaatatattaacttcAAAATAAGTATTCAATACAGACTTGTATTTAATCGCAAGATTTAATATGGTTCATCACAGAGATAATAAAAGCTTATGTTTAGAATTTATGAAGTTcctacatttttatataaaaaacaaaatcatatTATTGCAGGTAACATTATTTACAGATATTAGTtttgaaacaaataatataaagaagcTAATGTCACAGTTAATTAACATAAATACttgtattttatcttttatagaaaaaaattatattacaattaataataatttttactatattatttactttattaataaCTTTGGAAAAGCCATGGCATAAtttgaatgaagaaaataatgaagtaGAAGCATATAGCATTGCGAAAGATATACAGCAATATACAGAACAATATGATCCAAAGCTTGAAAATATTGTTAGTAATTTAGATATAGTTTTATCATCTACAGAAGTGACTAATAAAAGGATAGAATTaaatagaagaagacaaagaataaagagTATGTGTAAAAATTATACTGATAAAGAGTT harbors:
- the LOC127062625 gene encoding uncharacterized protein LOC127062625 isoform X5, with the translated sequence MSTMASLCSLIWAIGTYIKAMHKINPNHNNESWISLMLQYLWRGGMLTSRLTVLVLIAICLRKWFSLFLGLHWLSMTVWVIFQNTDFCSTIWEERIYNCIIGLIYCFDFFNLCEGKSRYKVFAFYLIIVIENLSSLVIYMLNFKQTITIDILILMIFFIVGGMLIGLISMLLYYTKFHPTRHLNLDKVSSQNSNVIVTSNTDTPRSFKQYYCDSLPQSSNMSTRMISEEVTADKQFLLTNIVQNTDCLEEGIVNEAYKIENEIKITEHMVSKCEKSPNSSLKDKETLSFHEKDISIINSCLKCNRIVHNNCKDTINVICNCLENTIPLENNLSTIHHRKRRGICLPIIEDLDKEKNFTVINSNVHISLQKCRDICPSGQHTLAIDTDAERLKPDFKHCEIPIASSDIDIKSNKSVDNKKFCSLEETLRDISGVLNTIRNKEELQIATISHNDKDLDTTKLSKDLQQKDETMSCVTSIHDYENVCPLGVARPPWCIRSWKGYTDIETYLHDDSVVRDRRRDTLTSTTTGTTYSSDFSDGTCTSSLIRRILKQNDYLDTLTYDIVDSNELKVKCNNDLYTSNTEEQNATLYAAKPIVIDDTGGMFSLGTIVEEHDNDDDDDDDDDIFSVTTKSIEPACTSVSSLVNTIDQIRTSAAENSPRHIYHRTESHWSDMTQKDLSFTNMLFSNKFHDTFVDDVSFAKSPDKSPDKIAEKCELNTIRELVRSCTIESIKKTPLIDAILSDSPILGSRAKIQKQINGTTSSHVFNSNEHDLYIEMNSLIPVVNLKDTRIDIIDDKPCDLKAITENRNFNVSTSISDKSLKESSTSVCSINDVMSDNHCKKHEKTINYTKKKWSLLKEKFEPKSQQLVYMVTPNKGITVEHMNFSKNSETLTKNVSILLKKAPGLSFTHDKENLAPIATVKDNITNKYSDVYIEKSNNIYENEETLYNVQFNMKDKRHVFLEQVLKRKKSFIQNIKNL
- the LOC127062625 gene encoding uncharacterized protein LOC127062625 isoform X3 — its product is MFYLFSFYGYCNRYLILLYTAVYSLKNKQFVKDKKSVYRKESDICMLQLFKSFMGAAPQLVLQLYIIVILHDAPIWTSMSTMASLCSLIWAIGTYIKAMHKINPNHNNESWISLMLQYLWRGGMLTSRLTVLVLIAICLRKWFSLFLGLHWLSMTVWVIFQNTDFCSTIWEERIYNCIIGLIYCFDFFNLCEGKSRYKVFAFYLIIVIENLSSLVIYMLNFKQTITIDILILMIFFIVGGMLIGLISMLLYYTKFHPTRHLNLDKVSSQNSNVIVTSNTDTPRSFKQYYCDSLPQSSNMSTRMISEEVTADKQFLLTNIVQNTDCLEEGIVNEAYKIENEIKITEHMVSKCEKSPNSSLKDKETLSFHEKDISIINSCLKCNRIVHNNCKDTINVICNCLENTIPLENNLSTIHHRKRRGICLPIIEDLDKEKNFTVINSNVHISLQKCRDICPSGQHTLAIDTDAERLKPDFKHCEIPIASSDIDIKSNKSVDNKKFCSLEETLRDISGVLNTIRNKEELQIATISHNDKDLDTTKLSKDLQQKDETMSCVTSIHDYENVCPLGVARPPWCIRSWKGYTDIETYLHDDSVVRDRRRDTLTSTTTGTTYSSDFSDGTCTSSLIRRILKQNDYLDTLTYDIVDSNELKVKCNNDLYTSNTEEQNATLYAAKPIVIDDTGGMFSLGTIVEEHDNDDDDDDDDDIFSVTTKSIEPACTSVSSLVNTIDQIRTSAAENSPRHIYHRTESHWSDMTQKDLSFTNMLFSNKFHDTFVDDVSFAKSPDKSPDKIAEKCELNTIRELVRSCTIESIKKTPLIDAILSDSPILGSRAKIQKQINGTTSSHVFNSNEHDLYIEMNSLIPVVNLKDTRIDIIDDKPCDLKAITENRNFNVSTSISDKSLKESSTSVCSINDVMSDNHCKKHEKTINYTKKKWSLLKEKFEPKSQQLVYMVTPNKGITVEHMNFSKNSETLTKNVSILLKKAPGLSFTHDKENLAPIATVKDNITNKYSDVYIEKSNNIYENEETLYNVQFNMKDKRHVFLEQVLKRKKSFIQNIKNL
- the LOC127062625 gene encoding uncharacterized protein LOC127062625 isoform X4 produces the protein MYYFCITIAFILINLNIINIGMSTMASLCSLIWAIGTYIKAMHKINPNHNNESWISLMLQYLWRGGMLTSRLTVLVLIAICLRKWFSLFLGLHWLSMTVWVIFQNTDFCSTIWEERIYNCIIGLIYCFDFFNLCEGKSRYKVFAFYLIIVIENLSSLVIYMLNFKQTITIDILILMIFFIVGGMLIGLISMLLYYTKFHPTRHLNLDKVSSQNSNVIVTSNTDTPRSFKQYYCDSLPQSSNMSTRMISEEVTADKQFLLTNIVQNTDCLEEGIVNEAYKIENEIKITEHMVSKCEKSPNSSLKDKETLSFHEKDISIINSCLKCNRIVHNNCKDTINVICNCLENTIPLENNLSTIHHRKRRGICLPIIEDLDKEKNFTVINSNVHISLQKCRDICPSGQHTLAIDTDAERLKPDFKHCEIPIASSDIDIKSNKSVDNKKFCSLEETLRDISGVLNTIRNKEELQIATISHNDKDLDTTKLSKDLQQKDETMSCVTSIHDYENVCPLGVARPPWCIRSWKGYTDIETYLHDDSVVRDRRRDTLTSTTTGTTYSSDFSDGTCTSSLIRRILKQNDYLDTLTYDIVDSNELKVKCNNDLYTSNTEEQNATLYAAKPIVIDDTGGMFSLGTIVEEHDNDDDDDDDDDIFSVTTKSIEPACTSVSSLVNTIDQIRTSAAENSPRHIYHRTESHWSDMTQKDLSFTNMLFSNKFHDTFVDDVSFAKSPDKSPDKIAEKCELNTIRELVRSCTIESIKKTPLIDAILSDSPILGSRAKIQKQINGTTSSHVFNSNEHDLYIEMNSLIPVVNLKDTRIDIIDDKPCDLKAITENRNFNVSTSISDKSLKESSTSVCSINDVMSDNHCKKHEKTINYTKKKWSLLKEKFEPKSQQLVYMVTPNKGITVEHMNFSKNSETLTKNVSILLKKAPGLSFTHDKENLAPIATVKDNITNKYSDVYIEKSNNIYENEETLYNVQFNMKDKRHVFLEQVLKRKKSFIQNIKNL